Proteins found in one Candidatus Nitrospira nitrificans genomic segment:
- the dnaJ gene encoding molecular chaperone DnaJ — MAPVSKRDYYETLGVDRNVSDDDLKKAYRKLARQHHPDLHTGDQQKKTAEEKFKEINEAYETLSDQEKRKRYDMFGHAGAQQGGPGFDGFDFNRGGFGDVFNDIFEDFFGQARGGGPTRAERGNDLQYNLEIEFEEAVYGKEAKLKIPRWEICVDCKGTGAKSAASIKTCASCKGAGQIRFQQGFFSVSRPCGQCEGTGHFVTDPCSTCQGRQRVYKERTIAVHIPAGIETGMRLRLSNEGEHGPNGGHPGDLYVAVTVRPHQIFHRKGLDIVCDVPVNLVTAVLGGKVEVPTLTGATVIKVPPGTQHDKVLRIKGLGVPSLKGGSTGDQVYTIKVQIPTKLTAKQKELLMEYAKECGMTMETNGDGFFDKMKTFFE; from the coding sequence ATGGCACCTGTGTCAAAACGCGACTACTACGAAACTCTCGGCGTCGATAGAAACGTATCCGACGACGATCTGAAAAAAGCCTATCGCAAGCTCGCGCGCCAGCACCATCCGGACCTCCATACCGGCGATCAACAGAAAAAAACAGCCGAAGAAAAATTCAAAGAGATCAACGAAGCCTACGAAACGCTGAGCGATCAAGAAAAGCGGAAACGCTACGACATGTTCGGCCACGCCGGGGCGCAACAAGGTGGGCCGGGCTTTGACGGGTTCGATTTCAACCGCGGCGGATTCGGAGACGTCTTCAACGATATCTTCGAGGATTTTTTCGGCCAAGCGCGAGGCGGAGGGCCGACTCGGGCCGAACGGGGCAACGATCTCCAATACAACCTCGAGATTGAGTTCGAAGAGGCCGTGTACGGAAAAGAGGCCAAGCTCAAAATTCCGCGTTGGGAAATCTGCGTCGATTGCAAAGGAACGGGGGCCAAATCAGCGGCCTCCATCAAGACATGCGCCAGCTGCAAAGGCGCCGGTCAAATTCGATTCCAGCAAGGGTTCTTCAGCGTCAGCCGTCCATGCGGCCAATGTGAAGGCACCGGTCACTTCGTCACGGACCCCTGCTCGACCTGCCAAGGACGGCAACGTGTTTACAAAGAACGCACCATTGCCGTCCATATTCCAGCCGGTATTGAGACCGGCATGCGACTTCGTCTCTCCAATGAAGGAGAGCATGGCCCCAATGGTGGCCACCCCGGGGACCTCTATGTAGCCGTGACCGTCAGACCCCATCAAATCTTTCATCGCAAAGGACTCGACATCGTCTGTGATGTGCCGGTCAATCTCGTCACGGCCGTGCTCGGCGGGAAAGTGGAAGTCCCGACTCTCACGGGGGCGACCGTCATCAAGGTGCCGCCCGGCACGCAACATGACAAGGTTCTTCGGATTAAAGGGTTAGGGGTTCCCAGCCTGAAGGGGGGATCGACCGGCGATCAGGTCTATACGATCAAGGTTCAAATTCCCACCAAATTGACGGCCAAACAAAAAGAACTGCTGATGGAGTACGCGAAAGAATGCGGCATGACCATGGAAACCAACGGCGACGGTTTCTTCGATAAGATGAAGACCTTCTTCGAGTAG
- a CDS encoding 16S rRNA (uracil(1498)-N(3))-methyltransferase, whose protein sequence is MPVFVVSPECIDQRTISVTGDVLVHIRDSLRITVGETLWLGNGQDARYRVEITEVSKRAVTARILETIQEPPRRTPRLILGQSLLKGEKMDWVIQKATELGVSEIVPIESRHSVVQLKADRVDHQLARWQRIALEAAQQSEQWRIPTIAMPHSLSALLSSRATDALTLMLAERQEGISLQSVELPHDMNGSLRILIGPEGGWSQEEVQITEQAGVVSITLGQQILRSETAAIATISILQSRLGALS, encoded by the coding sequence ATGCCCGTGTTTGTTGTCTCCCCTGAGTGCATCGATCAACGGACAATATCGGTCACCGGCGACGTGTTGGTGCATATCAGAGACAGTTTGCGCATCACAGTCGGTGAGACTCTGTGGCTCGGCAACGGACAGGACGCCAGGTACCGCGTCGAAATCACCGAGGTGTCCAAACGAGCGGTCACCGCGCGCATTCTCGAAACGATCCAAGAACCACCCCGCCGGACACCTCGTCTGATCCTCGGTCAATCGCTGCTCAAGGGGGAGAAGATGGACTGGGTCATTCAAAAGGCAACGGAACTCGGCGTGAGCGAGATCGTGCCGATCGAAAGTCGGCACAGTGTCGTACAACTGAAAGCCGACCGCGTGGATCATCAGCTCGCCCGATGGCAACGGATCGCCTTAGAAGCCGCTCAGCAATCCGAACAGTGGCGCATCCCAACCATCGCGATGCCCCACTCCCTCTCAGCACTTCTGAGCAGCCGGGCGACAGACGCGCTCACACTCATGCTGGCCGAGCGACAAGAAGGGATAAGTTTGCAGAGTGTGGAATTACCCCACGATATGAATGGATCCTTGCGGATCTTGATCGGACCTGAGGGAGGCTGGAGCCAAGAAGAAGTGCAGATCACCGAGCAGGCAGGAGTCGTCTCTATTACCCTTGGTCAGCAGATCCTCCGATCTGAAACAGCCGCCATCGCCACCATCAGCATTCTTCAATCACGTCTCGGCGCACTGAGCTAA
- a CDS encoding TerC family protein — protein MFDWMTQSEMWIALGTLTALEIVLGVDNIIFISVLVSRLPQHQRNLARRLGLGLAMIARLGLLFSISLVMELTAPLFTMLNQAISGRDLILIIGGLFLLAKATHEIHESLEGADDQAAASVPTGFGMMLFQITVLDLIFSLDSVITAVGLVDEVSVMAMAIIGAVLVMLFAARPIGEFVDAHPTIKILALSFLILVGVTLMVEGFEVHVPKGYIYFAMAFSVAVEMINLRIRARATPPRKLHSRYSPNKREASVQEH, from the coding sequence ATGTTCGATTGGATGACTCAGTCAGAGATGTGGATTGCGCTGGGCACGCTGACGGCCCTTGAAATCGTGCTCGGGGTCGACAATATCATCTTCATTTCCGTCCTTGTGAGCCGGCTTCCACAGCATCAGCGAAACCTCGCGCGCCGTCTTGGGCTAGGTCTTGCCATGATCGCGCGACTGGGATTGCTATTCTCTATTTCGCTCGTGATGGAGCTGACGGCTCCCCTGTTCACGATGCTGAATCAAGCGATTTCAGGGCGAGATTTGATTCTCATCATCGGTGGACTGTTCCTCCTCGCCAAAGCCACCCACGAAATTCACGAAAGTTTAGAGGGCGCGGATGATCAAGCAGCCGCATCGGTTCCGACCGGTTTCGGGATGATGTTGTTTCAGATCACCGTGCTGGATCTGATTTTCTCCTTGGATTCCGTCATCACGGCCGTCGGTCTCGTGGATGAAGTCTCCGTCATGGCGATGGCGATCATCGGAGCTGTGCTCGTCATGCTGTTCGCCGCCCGTCCGATCGGGGAATTCGTCGATGCCCATCCGACGATCAAGATTCTCGCCCTGTCCTTCCTGATCCTTGTCGGCGTGACTCTGATGGTCGAGGGATTCGAGGTTCATGTCCCAAAGGGGTATATCTATTTTGCGATGGCATTTTCGGTTGCCGTGGAGATGATCAACCTACGAATCCGCGCGCGCGCCACCCCACCCCGTAAGCTCCACAGCCGATACTCGCCCAATAAAAGGGAAGCTTCGGTCCAAGAGCACTGA
- a CDS encoding MFS transporter, whose translation MPAEPDSSITTDIPQRMDRLPWARWHWLVVGALGITWLLDGLEVSVVASLGPMLTHPDTLHLTQSEVGLTASAYLAGSVIGALLFSYLTDRQGRKKWFMITLALYLAATVLTACSWDLMSFMFFRFLTGAGIGGEYAAINSAIDELIPARNRGHTDLAINGTWWLGAAVGALLTLLLLNPAIFPESVGWRLCFVFGAVLGVAIIMVRRVIPESPRWLMTHGRVSDAEAIVSQIERQVEQDRGLSLANPHGTITVHARPHATIATVARELFHSYPRRTVLGIGLMVTQSFMYNAVSFTYPLLLTKYYAVPSAAIGLYILPFALGNFLGPLLLGRFFDTIGRKPMISLTYGVAGLLLGCAGYLFWIGSLTLTQHMVLWSLIFFCASAGASAAYLTVSEIFPMEIRAMAIAFFFIVAQGAGVAAPWLYGKLIETSMTSVFYGYLLGGGMMLLGAAIELWLGINAEGQSLEQLATPLSARQAPDDPARSA comes from the coding sequence ATGCCTGCCGAGCCCGACAGTTCGATCACCACCGATATTCCACAACGCATGGATCGGTTGCCCTGGGCACGCTGGCATTGGCTGGTTGTCGGCGCGTTGGGGATCACCTGGCTGCTCGACGGGCTTGAAGTATCCGTCGTGGCCTCGCTCGGCCCGATGCTCACTCACCCGGACACCTTGCATCTCACCCAATCGGAAGTGGGGCTCACGGCGTCCGCCTACTTGGCCGGTTCCGTCATCGGCGCGCTCCTCTTTTCATATCTCACCGATCGGCAGGGGCGAAAGAAATGGTTCATGATCACCTTGGCGCTCTATCTCGCGGCGACGGTGCTGACGGCGTGTTCATGGGACCTCATGAGTTTCATGTTTTTCCGTTTTCTGACCGGCGCCGGCATCGGAGGTGAGTACGCCGCCATCAATTCAGCCATCGATGAATTGATTCCCGCTCGGAATCGTGGACATACCGATCTGGCGATCAACGGAACCTGGTGGCTCGGGGCGGCAGTGGGGGCGTTACTCACGCTGTTGTTGCTGAATCCGGCGATATTCCCTGAATCAGTCGGCTGGCGCCTCTGTTTCGTCTTCGGCGCCGTGCTGGGAGTCGCCATCATCATGGTTCGCCGCGTCATTCCGGAAAGCCCCCGCTGGCTCATGACGCACGGTCGGGTTTCAGATGCGGAAGCCATCGTGTCGCAGATCGAACGACAGGTGGAGCAGGATCGAGGCCTATCGCTGGCGAACCCCCACGGCACGATCACGGTACATGCCCGCCCCCACGCGACAATCGCGACGGTGGCCCGAGAACTTTTTCATTCGTATCCACGGCGGACGGTGTTGGGCATCGGCCTCATGGTCACGCAATCGTTCATGTATAACGCGGTATCGTTCACGTATCCGCTGCTGCTGACAAAATACTATGCCGTACCCAGCGCCGCCATCGGGCTGTACATCCTTCCGTTTGCGCTCGGCAATTTCTTAGGCCCACTGTTGCTGGGACGATTCTTCGACACGATCGGCCGCAAACCCATGATCAGCCTTACCTACGGTGTGGCGGGCCTTCTCTTGGGGTGTGCGGGTTATCTGTTTTGGATAGGTTCCTTGACTCTCACTCAGCATATGGTGTTGTGGTCGCTGATCTTCTTTTGTGCATCGGCCGGGGCCAGTGCCGCGTATTTGACGGTGAGCGAAATCTTTCCAATGGAGATCCGCGCCATGGCGATCGCCTTTTTCTTCATCGTGGCGCAAGGAGCCGGCGTGGCGGCGCCGTGGCTCTATGGAAAGCTCATCGAAACGTCGATGACCAGCGTCTTCTACGGATATCTGTTGGGCGGAGGCATGATGCTGCTCGGCGCGGCGATTGAACTCTGGTTGGGAATCAATGCCGAAGGCCAGTCGCTCGAACAATTGGCGACACCCTTGTCAGCGCGACAGGCTCCCGACGATCCAGCCCGGTCTGCTTGA
- the zwf gene encoding glucose-6-phosphate dehydrogenase, with translation MTERTVEPHLFIILGATGDLTRRKLLPALFHLRTYGELEKQNTLIVGAALPELSPEAFRLWAYEGLSSSGSRNATDLRQWCDDHVYYHTLGEGKLADYEALAKYIAQFEVARNLPQNRIFYLALPPTIVPATLELLDQTGLLKSHGWVRVVFEKPFGHDFHSARSLNTLLHRYLEESQIYRIDHYLGKETVQNLLAFRFANPIFESLWNRDTVESVEITVAEDLGVEHRGAYYQGAGALRDMVQNHLTQLLTVVGMEVPTSFEAAEIRAEKLKVLRSISPIHSQNVVFGQYTAWDVAGQRIPGYLEERGVPPDSTTETYVALKLAIHNWRWKGVPFYLRTGKRLPRKITQVAVTFRSAPIQVFRSLEPDSLNPNKLLITLQPSEGFSLCFSVKTPGRPFKFTDRALRFDYGHAFGGELPEAYETLLRDVMIGDQTLFVTSDFTETAWRLYDPLLLSPRQVHVYTAGSWGPQEADALVERNGLSWQLGW, from the coding sequence ATGACAGAACGAACCGTCGAGCCGCATCTCTTCATCATTCTCGGAGCAACCGGTGATCTGACCCGGCGAAAACTGCTGCCCGCGCTCTTTCACTTGCGCACCTACGGCGAACTGGAAAAACAGAACACCCTCATTGTCGGGGCTGCGTTGCCGGAGCTCAGTCCGGAAGCCTTCCGGTTATGGGCGTATGAGGGCTTGAGCAGTTCCGGGTCGCGGAATGCGACCGACCTGCGCCAATGGTGTGACGATCATGTGTATTATCACACCTTGGGCGAAGGCAAATTGGCGGACTACGAAGCCCTAGCCAAGTACATCGCTCAATTCGAAGTGGCGAGGAATCTGCCTCAAAACCGAATCTTTTACCTGGCGCTTCCGCCGACGATTGTGCCTGCGACCCTGGAACTCCTCGATCAAACCGGATTGCTGAAGAGCCATGGATGGGTGCGGGTGGTCTTTGAAAAGCCGTTCGGTCATGATTTCCACTCGGCACGCTCGCTCAATACCCTCTTACATCGGTATCTCGAAGAATCCCAGATCTATCGCATCGATCATTATCTCGGCAAAGAGACCGTGCAAAATTTATTGGCCTTTCGCTTTGCAAACCCCATTTTTGAATCACTATGGAATCGCGATACGGTCGAAAGCGTGGAAATCACGGTCGCCGAAGATCTCGGGGTCGAACACCGCGGGGCCTATTACCAGGGGGCCGGCGCGTTACGCGATATGGTCCAGAACCATTTGACGCAACTCCTGACCGTCGTCGGCATGGAAGTGCCGACTTCCTTCGAAGCGGCCGAGATTCGAGCTGAAAAGCTGAAGGTCTTGCGCTCTATTTCACCCATTCACTCTCAGAACGTCGTCTTCGGCCAATATACGGCATGGGATGTCGCCGGCCAGCGGATTCCCGGCTATCTGGAAGAACGAGGCGTGCCGCCGGACTCGACGACTGAAACCTACGTGGCGTTGAAGTTGGCGATTCACAACTGGCGCTGGAAAGGCGTGCCCTTTTACCTGAGAACCGGAAAACGGCTTCCGCGCAAGATCACCCAGGTGGCGGTCACCTTCCGCTCGGCCCCCATCCAAGTCTTTCGATCATTGGAGCCAGACAGTCTCAATCCCAACAAGTTGCTGATCACGTTGCAGCCAAGCGAAGGATTTTCTCTCTGCTTCTCCGTGAAAACACCCGGGCGGCCTTTTAAATTCACCGATCGCGCATTGAGGTTCGACTATGGCCATGCCTTCGGCGGGGAATTGCCGGAAGCCTATGAAACTCTGTTGCGTGACGTCATGATCGGGGATCAAACATTGTTCGTGACCTCGGACTTTACAGAAACGGCCTGGCGACTCTACGACCCGCTCTTGCTCAGTCCACGACAGGTGCATGTCTACACGGCTGGATCGTGGGGGCCACAAGAAGCCGACGCGCTCGTGGAACGGAACGGGTTGAGCTGGCAGTTGGGCTGGTAG
- the hrpB gene encoding ATP-dependent helicase HrpB yields MSLLPIEDVLPAIRRALNAGPNALLTAPPGAGKTTQVPLALLESPWVAGRKLLLLEPRRLAARAAAHRMADQLREPVGETIGYRMRFDTKIGPRTRLEIVTEGVLTRLLQEDPSLAAYGMVLFDEFHERSLQADLGLALCLEAQRLFRPDLRLLVMSATLDCGPVSELMGHAPLITCEGRLFPVETRYLDHPVSGRLDHAVVQHIRRSLANDNGSVLVFLPGMADIRRVERTLLESDLGPSVRIAPLHGELPQDMQAAAIRPAAPGSRKIVLATSIAETSLTIEGVRVVIDGGWLRIPRFDPRSGLTRLETVRVTKDSAEQRRGRAGRLEPGICYRLWTEKEQASLAVHRPPEILEADLAPLMLDLAQWGAQSPDDFSWLTPPPSGAIAQAKDLLIRLGAFSTGGRLTDHGRQMAELSLHPRLAHMLIRAVPLKLADQACEVAALLSERDVLHGPLPDQNADVRVRLDVLQGELDSGSQAINRAAVERVRRTARLWRRQLKGLSGTIAGDERHHPHTAGLLLALAYPDRIAQRQSGETAGYRLVNGRGARFRRPDPIATEPFLVIADLDGGAQWADINLAAPITREAIESLYHDQVLSEELVYWDERSSAVRAVRRQRLGAMILLEEAVSSPDAHAITSMLLQGIHTAGLEVLSFSHPLRRWRARVMWVRRIDDPSTEWPDLSDGALLRTLDQWLGPYVANITTLERVKRLDLTTPLHALLTYEQQRRLDRLAPTHITVPSGSRLPIDYEQSESPVLEVRLQELFGCKDTPRIADGKIPLMLHLLSPAKRPVQVTQDLAGFWKRAYHDVRKELRGRYPKHPWPEDPLSAAPTAKAKPRNRS; encoded by the coding sequence ATGTCTTTACTTCCAATAGAAGATGTCCTGCCGGCAATCCGCAGAGCGTTGAACGCCGGTCCCAACGCGCTGCTGACAGCCCCTCCCGGCGCCGGGAAGACCACCCAGGTTCCACTGGCGCTTCTCGAGTCACCGTGGGTAGCCGGCCGGAAACTCCTGTTGCTGGAGCCACGGCGGCTCGCGGCACGAGCCGCCGCTCACCGGATGGCCGACCAGCTGCGCGAGCCGGTCGGAGAAACCATCGGCTATCGGATGCGATTCGACACGAAGATCGGGCCGAGGACGAGGCTCGAGATCGTCACCGAGGGAGTGCTGACACGGCTGCTCCAAGAGGATCCGTCGTTGGCTGCCTACGGCATGGTGTTGTTCGACGAATTTCATGAACGAAGTCTGCAAGCCGACCTGGGACTTGCCCTCTGTCTGGAAGCTCAACGTCTCTTTCGCCCCGACCTTCGCCTCTTGGTGATGTCGGCGACTCTCGACTGCGGGCCGGTCAGCGAACTGATGGGGCATGCGCCGCTCATTACCTGCGAAGGTCGGCTGTTTCCCGTGGAAACCCGATACCTCGATCACCCTGTTTCCGGACGACTCGATCATGCCGTGGTCCAGCACATTCGACGATCATTGGCGAACGATAACGGCAGCGTGCTGGTCTTTCTTCCCGGAATGGCTGATATCCGCCGGGTCGAACGGACGTTGCTCGAGTCCGACCTCGGACCATCGGTACGGATCGCGCCGCTGCACGGTGAGCTTCCGCAAGACATGCAAGCGGCGGCGATTCGACCGGCCGCTCCCGGATCGCGAAAAATCGTGCTTGCCACGTCGATCGCCGAAACCAGCTTGACCATCGAAGGCGTGCGCGTGGTGATCGACGGAGGCTGGCTCCGCATTCCCCGGTTCGATCCTCGCTCCGGTCTGACTCGATTGGAGACCGTTCGCGTCACGAAAGATTCCGCTGAGCAACGCCGTGGCAGAGCCGGGCGTCTTGAACCAGGCATCTGTTACCGGCTGTGGACCGAAAAAGAGCAGGCCTCGCTCGCAGTTCATCGTCCGCCTGAAATTCTCGAGGCGGATTTAGCCCCACTGATGCTGGATCTCGCCCAGTGGGGCGCGCAGAGTCCGGACGACTTCTCCTGGCTTACCCCGCCGCCGTCCGGCGCGATCGCCCAAGCCAAAGACTTGCTCATCCGGCTCGGCGCCTTCTCAACTGGCGGGCGTCTTACGGACCATGGACGACAAATGGCCGAGCTTTCGCTGCATCCCCGCCTGGCCCATATGCTGATCCGCGCCGTCCCGTTGAAGCTCGCCGATCAGGCGTGCGAGGTGGCGGCCCTGTTGAGTGAACGTGACGTCCTGCACGGACCGTTGCCAGATCAGAATGCGGATGTGCGTGTCAGACTGGATGTTCTTCAAGGTGAGCTTGATTCAGGCAGCCAGGCGATCAATCGAGCTGCGGTCGAACGCGTGAGGCGAACGGCTCGACTCTGGCGACGGCAACTCAAGGGGCTGTCCGGGACGATCGCCGGCGACGAACGCCACCACCCGCATACGGCGGGCCTCTTGCTCGCGCTGGCCTATCCCGATCGGATCGCGCAGCGGCAATCGGGTGAGACCGCCGGCTACCGACTGGTGAATGGGCGAGGCGCTCGGTTCAGAAGACCCGATCCCATCGCCACGGAACCATTCCTTGTCATCGCGGACTTGGATGGAGGCGCCCAGTGGGCCGATATCAACCTGGCAGCTCCGATCACGCGCGAAGCCATTGAATCCCTGTACCATGACCAGGTGCTCAGCGAAGAGTTGGTCTACTGGGATGAACGGAGCAGTGCTGTTCGGGCCGTACGCCGTCAACGACTTGGAGCGATGATTCTTTTGGAGGAGGCGGTCTCCTCGCCGGATGCACATGCAATCACATCCATGCTTTTGCAAGGCATTCATACAGCGGGACTTGAGGTGCTGTCATTCAGTCATCCGCTCAGACGGTGGCGCGCTCGCGTGATGTGGGTGCGACGCATTGATGATCCTTCGACGGAATGGCCGGATCTTTCCGATGGGGCGTTGCTTCGGACATTGGACCAGTGGCTTGGTCCGTACGTGGCCAATATCACGACCCTCGAGCGGGTAAAACGGTTGGATCTCACCACGCCACTCCATGCCCTATTGACGTACGAACAACAGCGCCGCCTTGACCGTCTGGCCCCGACTCACATCACTGTTCCGAGTGGTTCCCGTCTCCCTATCGATTACGAGCAATCGGAATCTCCGGTGTTGGAGGTGCGTTTGCAAGAGCTGTTCGGGTGCAAGGACACGCCGCGTATAGCGGACGGAAAAATTCCGTTGATGTTGCATCTCCTGTCTCCTGCCAAACGGCCGGTGCAGGTGACGCAAGATCTCGCCGGCTTTTGGAAGAGGGCGTACCACGACGTCCGCAAAGAATTGCGTGGCCGATATCCGAAACACCCTTGGCCTGAGGATCCGCTGAGCGCCGCCCCCACCGCCAAGGCAAAACCAAGAAACCGGAGTTGA
- a CDS encoding DUF6496 domain-containing protein, whose protein sequence is MARYGKRARKTVEGVMRKKKKGSLKSGKSGKPVKSRKQAIAIGLSEARRKGAKVPKKKAA, encoded by the coding sequence ATGGCACGATATGGAAAACGTGCTCGTAAAACAGTCGAAGGGGTGATGCGCAAGAAAAAGAAAGGATCGCTCAAAAGCGGAAAATCCGGGAAACCAGTGAAGAGCCGCAAACAAGCCATCGCTATCGGCCTGTCGGAAGCAAGGCGCAAAGGAGCCAAGGTTCCTAAAAAGAAGGCCGCCTAA
- a CDS encoding YkvA family protein yields the protein MKASMRFFEALRMIGRLWSDLPLLVRLLRAWKEGSYRGLSVRTLASLAIALLYVLSPVDMIPDFIPGIGLIDDAAVLALLLHSIAQDLATFRVWEQHRVKM from the coding sequence ATGAAAGCATCGATGAGATTCTTTGAGGCACTGCGCATGATCGGTCGTCTGTGGTCCGACCTTCCACTTTTGGTTCGCCTCCTCAGGGCCTGGAAAGAGGGGAGCTATCGAGGCCTCTCGGTGCGCACGCTTGCGTCACTGGCGATAGCCCTGCTCTATGTCTTGAGCCCTGTGGATATGATTCCGGACTTTATTCCAGGAATTGGATTGATTGACGATGCAGCAGTGCTGGCGCTCTTACTCCACAGCATTGCACAGGATCTTGCAACGTTTCGAGTCTGGGAACAACATCGCGTCAAAATGTGA
- a CDS encoding DEAD/DEAH box helicase, producing MTKQSHPSASAGPTATGFSPGFVSLGLEAPLLTTLETLGYEEPTPIQREAIPPLLAGRDLLGQAATGTGKTAAFALPMLQRIGHATRARPSALVLVPTRELAIQVGEAMQRYGKELRMTVLPVYGGQAIGPQLYALKRGVDVVVATPGRALDHIRRGTLKLQEVKIVVLDEADEMLDMGFADDLDAILTGTPKTKQTALFSATMPPRIRSIAHRHLHNPVEITIAKEPVKAGTAPRVQQAAYVVTRAHRGAALARVLDVVGAKSALVFCRTRLEVDEVTAMLTGRGHRAEAIHGGMSQGQRDRVMQAFKSGQTELLVATDVAARGLDIPQVSHVINYDLPSSAEVYVHRIGRTGRAGREGVAITILDPREQRLLRTIEQHTKAQVTVLPVPSIADLRAKQLERIQAAMGEVLRDGKLDGFTPLVDRLTASHSATDVAAAAIKLLVRAQGGERPEQEIPGLPARQPEFGRPVRQAGRYDDRSRGLSSRPERRPTGPPRQDGQRETGMVRVYIGAGHEAGIRPGDLVGAIANEVKVNSNVIGAIEIEDRFSIVDVPESLAARIIDQLGRARIKGRKVPVRLFR from the coding sequence GTGACGAAACAGAGTCACCCATCGGCGTCCGCCGGCCCAACCGCGACGGGATTTTCACCGGGGTTCGTTTCCTTGGGACTTGAAGCGCCGCTCCTTACGACGCTGGAAACACTGGGCTACGAAGAGCCCACCCCCATCCAACGTGAAGCGATTCCACCGCTTCTCGCAGGACGAGATTTGCTCGGGCAGGCGGCGACCGGCACCGGCAAGACCGCAGCATTCGCGTTGCCGATGTTGCAGCGGATCGGTCATGCAACGAGGGCTCGCCCATCGGCGCTTGTACTCGTGCCGACCCGTGAGTTGGCGATTCAAGTCGGGGAGGCCATGCAACGGTACGGCAAGGAATTACGGATGACTGTGTTGCCGGTGTACGGCGGGCAGGCCATCGGTCCGCAGTTGTACGCGCTCAAGCGGGGAGTCGACGTGGTCGTCGCCACACCGGGTCGGGCCTTGGATCATATCCGCCGGGGCACGCTCAAGCTACAAGAGGTGAAGATCGTCGTATTGGACGAGGCGGATGAAATGCTCGACATGGGGTTTGCGGATGACCTGGACGCGATTCTGACCGGCACGCCCAAGACTAAACAAACCGCCTTGTTCTCCGCGACCATGCCCCCACGGATTCGCTCGATCGCCCACCGGCATCTCCATAACCCCGTCGAGATTACCATCGCCAAAGAACCGGTCAAAGCCGGCACGGCCCCCCGTGTCCAGCAAGCGGCCTATGTCGTCACGAGAGCGCATCGAGGGGCGGCGCTTGCCCGAGTGCTTGATGTGGTCGGCGCGAAATCAGCATTGGTCTTCTGTCGAACCAGGCTGGAAGTCGATGAAGTGACGGCGATGCTGACGGGTCGCGGTCATCGAGCCGAAGCCATTCACGGCGGCATGAGCCAGGGACAGCGGGACCGCGTGATGCAAGCATTCAAAAGCGGGCAAACGGAGTTGCTGGTGGCGACCGATGTGGCTGCGCGCGGCCTGGATATACCCCAAGTATCACACGTGATCAACTACGATCTTCCGTCCTCCGCCGAGGTGTATGTGCATCGGATCGGCCGGACCGGCCGGGCTGGTCGGGAAGGCGTGGCTATCACGATTCTCGATCCTCGAGAACAACGTCTGCTGCGAACGATTGAGCAGCACACGAAGGCTCAGGTCACCGTCTTGCCGGTGCCCAGCATCGCCGATCTTCGCGCCAAACAGTTGGAGCGGATCCAGGCGGCCATGGGGGAAGTCTTGCGCGACGGCAAGTTGGATGGATTCACACCCCTTGTCGATCGGCTGACCGCCTCCCATTCAGCGACTGATGTGGCAGCAGCCGCGATCAAACTGCTGGTTCGGGCGCAGGGAGGAGAGCGTCCGGAACAAGAGATTCCCGGGTTGCCTGCCAGGCAGCCGGAATTCGGTCGTCCGGTCCGGCAGGCCGGTCGCTATGACGACCGATCCCGCGGCCTATCCTCCCGACCTGAACGTCGGCCGACAGGGCCGCCCCGTCAGGACGGACAGCGAGAGACCGGCATGGTCCGAGTATATATCGGCGCTGGGCATGAGGCAGGGATCAGGCCTGGCGACCTTGTGGGCGCAATCGCCAACGAGGTGAAGGTCAACTCCAACGTCATCGGCGCGATCGAGATCGAAGATCGGTTTTCCATCGTCGATGTCCCGGAATCCCTCGCCGCTCGTATTATCGACCAGCTCGGCCGCGCTCGGATCAAAGGCCGGAAAGTACCTGTACGACTGTTTCGTTAA
- a CDS encoding STAS domain-containing protein: MDQGTRHTLTVTSRENAGITFVKMQGSLSATTADQGNQEMKKIVDAGAKKVILNLADVDYISSGGIRVLILACKQLNNVQGQMKIAAAKGMVKEALQASGFDLLNRVYGESIQLCDTEEEAVAAFTG, encoded by the coding sequence ATGGATCAAGGGACCAGACACACATTGACGGTGACCTCTCGCGAGAATGCCGGGATCACATTCGTGAAGATGCAGGGCAGCCTCTCCGCCACCACTGCGGATCAGGGAAACCAGGAAATGAAAAAGATTGTGGATGCCGGCGCGAAAAAGGTCATCCTCAATCTGGCCGATGTCGACTATATCAGCAGCGGCGGCATTCGAGTCCTGATACTGGCCTGCAAGCAGCTCAACAATGTTCAGGGGCAGATGAAGATTGCCGCCGCGAAAGGGATGGTCAAAGAAGCTCTGCAGGCAAGCGGCTTTGACCTGCTGAACCGGGTGTACGGAGAAAGCATTCAATTGTGCGACACGGAAGAAGAGGCGGTCGCCGCCTTTACGGGTTAA